The following are encoded in a window of Ignavibacteriales bacterium genomic DNA:
- a CDS encoding acyl-CoA dehydrogenase family protein, protein MSTEQTKVGVLKGGEFLIKETDPQIVFIPEDLTEDQRMMANSAREFVEKEIWPKLDAIDKQEPNLTVSLLEKAGELGLLGTSVPEEFGGLGEDFNTNTAIALEMGASHSFGVSFAAHTGIGTLPILYYGTDEQKKKYLPKLASGELKSAYCLTEPTSGSDALAAKTTAKLSNDGKYYVLNGQKMWITNGGFADILITFAQVDGDKFTCFIIDAKSEGFNRGEEENKLGIKGSSTRALFLDNVKVPKENILGEIGKGHYIAFNILNIGRFKLCAMTTGSAKKVATISVAYANERKQFNQPISNFGAIKHKIAEQAIKIFVSESATYRVSDLINKKIKELQAKGSKYEEAALNAAEEYAIECAMLKVYGSEILDYVVDEAVQIHGGYGYSEEYPAARAYRDSRINRIFEGTNEINRLLTVDMLMKRSMKGRLDLISPAMAIQKELMSVPEFGGTNNALLAAEYKAIQNAKKAILIIAGSAVQKLMLKLKEEQELIMNVTDMMIELFACESAYLRTLKLSGMKNATELQPYIDMTQVYISDAIEKINLYGKHAISSFAEGDELKMLLMGLKRFTKYDPINTTKLRRSIADKLIDANSYCF, encoded by the coding sequence ATGTCAACAGAACAAACTAAAGTTGGTGTATTGAAAGGCGGAGAATTTCTAATAAAAGAAACAGATCCGCAAATTGTTTTCATACCGGAAGATCTAACTGAAGATCAACGGATGATGGCTAATTCTGCAAGAGAATTTGTTGAAAAAGAAATTTGGCCAAAACTCGATGCAATTGATAAACAAGAACCTAATCTTACTGTCAGCTTACTTGAGAAAGCTGGTGAACTAGGATTGCTTGGTACCTCAGTACCGGAAGAATTTGGTGGATTAGGAGAAGATTTTAATACTAACACTGCAATCGCTTTGGAAATGGGTGCAAGTCATTCATTTGGAGTTTCGTTTGCTGCGCATACCGGTATAGGTACATTACCGATACTTTATTATGGAACAGATGAACAAAAGAAAAAATATTTACCAAAATTAGCAAGTGGTGAATTAAAGTCGGCGTACTGTTTAACAGAACCGACCTCAGGCTCAGATGCACTGGCTGCAAAGACTACTGCTAAACTTTCGAATGATGGAAAGTATTATGTTTTGAATGGACAGAAAATGTGGATAACGAACGGAGGATTCGCAGACATATTGATAACTTTTGCTCAGGTAGACGGAGACAAATTTACTTGTTTCATCATTGATGCAAAATCGGAAGGATTTAATAGAGGAGAAGAAGAAAATAAACTTGGAATTAAAGGCTCATCAACACGAGCACTTTTCTTAGACAATGTAAAAGTTCCTAAAGAAAATATATTAGGTGAGATTGGCAAAGGACACTACATTGCGTTCAACATCTTGAACATTGGCAGATTTAAACTTTGTGCCATGACCACAGGAAGTGCAAAAAAAGTAGCAACAATCTCTGTAGCGTATGCCAATGAACGAAAACAATTTAATCAACCCATATCTAATTTCGGCGCTATCAAACATAAGATAGCAGAGCAGGCAATTAAAATATTTGTTTCAGAATCCGCTACATATAGAGTAAGTGATTTAATAAATAAAAAAATAAAAGAACTTCAAGCTAAAGGAAGTAAATACGAGGAAGCCGCATTAAATGCAGCCGAAGAATATGCAATTGAATGTGCCATGCTAAAAGTTTATGGTTCGGAAATTTTAGATTATGTTGTTGATGAAGCTGTTCAGATCCATGGTGGATATGGTTATTCTGAAGAATATCCTGCCGCAAGAGCTTATAGAGATTCGCGTATAAACAGAATCTTTGAGGGGACAAATGAAATCAATCGTCTTTTAACTGTTGATATGTTAATGAAGCGTTCGATGAAGGGCAGACTTGATTTAATAAGTCCGGCAATGGCTATTCAAAAAGAGTTGATGTCTGTACCTGAATTTGGCGGTACTAACAACGCATTGCTCGCCGCTGAATATAAAGCCATTCAGAATGCAAAAAAAGCAATTTTAATTATTGCCGGTTCCGCTGTCCAAAAATTAATGCTGAAACTTAAAGAAGAGCAAGAATTAATTATGAACGTTACCGATATGATGATAGAACTTTTTGCATGTGAATCGGCTTATCTTAGAACACTTAAATTATCTGGGATGAAGAACGCAACTGAGCTACAGCCATACATTGATATGACTCAAGTGTATATAAGCGACGCGATTGAGAAAATAAATCTTTACGGAAAACATGCAATTTCTTCTTTCGCAGAAGGTGATGAATTAAAAATGTTATTGATGGGTTTGAAACGATTTACTAAATATGACCCGATCAATACAACAAAGTTACGCAGAAGTATAGCAGATAAATTAATTGATGCGAATTCATATTGTTTCTAA
- a CDS encoding SDR family oxidoreductase, producing the protein MDKNYLKPMLKEDSLKDKVVVITGGGTGLGKAMGQYFLELGAVLVITSRKIEVLEKTAAELQEKTKGIVLPIKCDVSDYKDVEQLLATTVERFGKVDVLVNNAAGNFISPTERLSNRAFDIIVNIVLKGTYNCSLAFGKHWISKKQNATVLNIVTTYAWTGSAYVVPSACAKAGVLALTRSLAVEWAKYGIRFNAIAPGPFPTKGAWSRLLPGDLMKKFDFTQKVPLKRVGEHQELSNLAAYLISDYSAYINGEVITIDGAEWLKGAGQFNMLEAVSDEMWDEIEKSIRNVSSTQK; encoded by the coding sequence ATGGACAAGAATTATTTAAAACCGATGCTCAAAGAAGATTCCTTGAAAGACAAAGTAGTAGTTATAACCGGTGGGGGAACGGGATTAGGTAAAGCGATGGGGCAATATTTTCTAGAGCTCGGCGCTGTTCTTGTTATTACAAGTAGAAAAATAGAAGTGTTAGAAAAAACGGCTGCTGAGTTACAAGAAAAAACTAAAGGAATTGTTCTTCCTATAAAATGTGATGTCTCAGACTATAAAGATGTAGAACAACTGCTCGCTACTACAGTAGAAAGATTTGGTAAAGTTGATGTCCTGGTTAATAATGCGGCTGGTAATTTCATCAGCCCGACAGAACGTTTATCTAATCGAGCTTTTGATATAATCGTGAATATCGTATTAAAAGGAACTTACAATTGCTCTTTAGCTTTTGGTAAGCATTGGATTTCAAAAAAACAAAACGCAACTGTTCTAAATATTGTTACAACATATGCATGGACGGGATCGGCTTATGTTGTCCCGTCTGCTTGTGCAAAAGCCGGAGTACTTGCTTTAACGCGTTCTTTAGCTGTCGAATGGGCAAAATATGGAATTCGTTTTAATGCCATCGCTCCGGGTCCGTTTCCTACCAAAGGTGCGTGGAGTAGATTACTACCCGGTGATTTAATGAAGAAATTTGATTTTACACAGAAGGTTCCTCTCAAACGTGTTGGTGAACACCAAGAACTTTCTAACCTTGCTGCATATTTAATTTCTGATTACTCGGCTTACATTAATGGCGAGGTGATTACAATTGATGGTGCCGAATGGTTAAAAGGTGCAGGACAATTCAATATGCTTGAAGCTGTTTCCGATGAGATGTGGGATGAAATTGAAAAAAGTATAAGGAATGTTAGTTCTACTCAAAAATAG
- a CDS encoding ATP-dependent Clp protease ATP-binding subunit, producing the protein MDGNFSERVQEVIRLSREEALRLGHDYIGTEHLLLGIIREGQGVAVKILRNLDVDLVKLKKTIEDTVRTSGGTLTIGNIPLTKQAEKVLKITQIESKIYKSDVIGTEHILLSLLRDEDNIATQILHQFNVTYDNSRSELNNILSSKDPAKAAAQQAFTATSKKVDKTKTPVLDNFGRDLTKYAIEDKLDPVIGREKEIERVAQVLSRRKKNNPVLIGEPGVGKTAIAEGLALRIIQKKVPRILQDKRVVTLDLAGLVAGTKYRGQFEERMKALMNELEKADDVILFIDELHTIVGAGGASGSLDASNMFKPALARGDIQCIGATTLDEYRKYIETDGALDRRFQKVMIDPPSVDETIQILENIKFKYEEHHHVQYSSEAIHAAVRLSERYITDRHLPDKAIDVLDEAGSRVHMGNFTVSDEILKLEEEVEKIKHQKTQVVKQQDYEEAARLRDKERTLQSDLEVAKREWDAKTKDIIYDVSEDDIATVVSMMTGIPVTRVVQAESDKLMKMETALKGRIVGQDEAVLRLTKAIRRTRAGLKRPSKPIGTFIFLGPTGVGKTELAKELARYLFDSEDALIRIDMSEYMEKFAVSRLIGAPPGYVGYEEGGQLTERVRRKPYSVVLFDEIEKAHPDVFNILLQVLDDGVLTDSLGRKVDFKNTIIIMTSNIGTKEIKSTGGYGFSGDSDADQYSYLKNTVEDAMKKLFNPEFVNRIDETIVFRNLDKEAIKKIISIEMKDLIKNISDNKMTIELHKSATEFLADKGFDQKFGARPLKRAIQKYVEDPLAEELLLSHFKEGNKIIIKHKKNTEELYFIADKIAEKEEQDNKEKKTI; encoded by the coding sequence ATGGATGGCAATTTTTCAGAACGTGTACAGGAAGTAATAAGACTTAGCCGGGAAGAAGCCTTAAGGTTAGGACATGATTATATTGGTACAGAACATCTGCTTCTCGGGATCATTCGTGAAGGTCAAGGTGTAGCAGTTAAAATTTTGCGAAATCTTGATGTTGATTTGGTAAAATTAAAAAAAACTATTGAAGATACTGTTAGAACTTCTGGCGGAACTTTAACAATTGGTAATATACCGCTAACAAAACAAGCTGAGAAAGTTTTAAAGATTACTCAGATCGAATCTAAAATTTATAAATCAGATGTTATTGGTACAGAACATATTCTTCTTTCACTTCTAAGAGATGAAGATAACATTGCCACACAAATTTTACATCAGTTTAATGTTACTTATGATAATTCTCGTTCCGAATTAAATAACATTCTTAGTAGTAAAGATCCCGCAAAAGCTGCAGCACAACAAGCATTTACTGCTACATCAAAAAAAGTTGATAAAACAAAAACTCCTGTTCTTGATAATTTTGGTCGTGATTTAACAAAATATGCAATTGAAGATAAACTCGATCCGGTTATTGGTCGCGAAAAAGAAATTGAACGCGTTGCTCAAGTTCTAAGCAGAAGAAAGAAAAATAACCCGGTACTAATTGGTGAACCTGGTGTCGGTAAAACTGCTATTGCAGAAGGATTGGCTTTACGAATTATTCAAAAGAAAGTGCCGAGAATTCTTCAGGATAAGCGCGTTGTTACTTTGGATCTTGCAGGATTAGTTGCAGGTACAAAATACCGTGGACAGTTTGAAGAAAGAATGAAAGCTTTAATGAATGAACTTGAAAAAGCCGATGATGTTATTTTATTTATTGATGAACTTCATACGATAGTTGGTGCAGGCGGAGCTTCAGGTTCTCTTGATGCTTCAAATATGTTTAAGCCGGCATTAGCAAGAGGCGATATACAATGTATTGGAGCTACTACATTAGATGAGTACAGAAAATATATTGAAACAGACGGCGCGTTAGACCGCAGATTTCAAAAAGTTATGATTGATCCTCCATCAGTTGATGAAACTATTCAGATACTTGAAAATATTAAATTCAAGTATGAAGAACATCATCATGTGCAGTATTCAAGTGAAGCGATTCATGCAGCAGTAAGATTAAGTGAAAGATATATTACTGACCGGCATTTACCTGATAAGGCCATTGATGTTTTAGATGAAGCCGGTTCCCGAGTTCATATGGGCAACTTTACTGTATCTGATGAAATTCTAAAACTTGAAGAAGAAGTTGAAAAAATAAAACACCAAAAAACTCAAGTTGTTAAGCAGCAAGATTATGAAGAAGCTGCCCGCCTAAGAGATAAAGAAAGAACTCTTCAATCAGATCTTGAAGTTGCTAAACGTGAATGGGATGCAAAGACAAAAGATATAATTTATGATGTAAGTGAAGACGATATTGCAACTGTTGTTTCCATGATGACAGGAATTCCGGTAACTCGTGTTGTTCAAGCTGAATCAGACAAATTGATGAAAATGGAAACTGCTTTGAAAGGCAGGATTGTTGGTCAGGATGAAGCAGTTTTGAGATTAACAAAAGCTATTAGAAGAACTAGAGCTGGATTGAAAAGACCATCTAAACCGATAGGCACTTTCATATTTCTTGGACCAACAGGAGTAGGGAAGACGGAATTAGCAAAAGAATTGGCCAGGTATTTGTTCGATTCGGAAGATGCACTTATTAGAATTGATATGAGCGAGTATATGGAAAAATTTGCAGTCTCACGTCTAATTGGAGCTCCTCCTGGATATGTTGGTTACGAAGAGGGCGGACAACTTACTGAACGTGTTAGAAGAAAACCATATTCTGTCGTTCTGTTCGATGAAATCGAAAAAGCTCATCCGGATGTCTTCAATATTCTTTTACAAGTATTAGATGATGGTGTTTTAACAGATAGTCTTGGCCGTAAAGTTGATTTTAAAAATACTATCATTATTATGACTTCAAATATTGGAACTAAAGAGATAAAATCTACCGGTGGTTATGGATTTAGCGGTGACTCTGATGCTGATCAGTATTCTTACCTAAAAAATACTGTTGAAGATGCAATGAAGAAACTTTTTAATCCGGAATTTGTAAATAGAATTGACGAAACAATTGTATTTAGGAATTTGGATAAAGAGGCTATTAAGAAAATAATTAGTATAGAAATGAAAGATCTAATAAAAAATATCAGCGATAATAAGATGACCATTGAACTTCATAAATCTGCTACAGAGTTTTTAGCTGATAAGGGATTTGATCAAAAGTTTGGAGCAAGACCGCTGAAACGTGCTATTCAAAAATATGTTGAAGATCCATTAGCTGAGGAGCTACTTCTTTCGCATTTTAAGGAAGGCAATAAGATTATAATAAAGCATAAAAAAAATACCGAAGAACTTTACTTTATTGCAGATAAGATTGCTGAAAAAGAAGAACAAGATAATAAAGAGAAGAAAACAATTTAG
- a CDS encoding 4a-hydroxytetrahydrobiopterin dehydratase produces MQSLSTEEVKNSLDNLDGWFYLNNSIEKEFTLKSFTDAVALIVKIGIEAEKIDHHPDLLLHSWNKVKVILSTHSEGAVTENDFKLAQTIDEIRK; encoded by the coding sequence ATGCAATCACTTAGTACAGAAGAAGTAAAAAACAGTTTAGATAATTTAGATGGCTGGTTTTACCTGAATAATTCAATTGAGAAAGAATTTACATTAAAATCATTTACAGATGCAGTGGCTCTTATTGTTAAAATTGGAATTGAAGCAGAGAAAATTGATCATCACCCGGATTTGCTCCTTCACTCTTGGAATAAAGTTAAAGTAATTCTATCCACACACTCAGAAGGTGCTGTTACAGAAAATGATTTCAAGTTAGCCCAAACAATAGACGAAATTAGAAAGTGA
- the pyrE gene encoding orotate phosphoribosyltransferase, which produces MNNQEILQIFQKTNALLNGHFLLTSGRHSNQYFQCALVLQYSEYNEIICGMIANHFKNYEIDIVISPAIGGIVVGQEVARQLEKKSIFAEREDKILTLRRGFQIEEGKKYLVCEDVVTTGGSVFEVIDIVKSNGGIVSGVGFIVDRSNNKVQFGVPQFSTLQLEVVSYSPEDCPLCKQNIPVIKPGSRKVIS; this is translated from the coding sequence GTGAATAATCAAGAAATCCTCCAAATATTTCAAAAAACAAATGCCCTTTTAAACGGGCATTTTTTATTAACCTCAGGACGGCATAGCAATCAATATTTTCAGTGTGCTTTAGTTTTACAATATTCTGAGTATAATGAAATCATCTGTGGTATGATTGCAAACCATTTTAAGAATTATGAGATTGATATTGTAATTTCTCCGGCTATTGGCGGAATTGTGGTTGGACAAGAAGTAGCCCGACAATTGGAGAAAAAATCAATCTTTGCTGAAAGAGAAGATAAAATATTAACTCTAAGAAGAGGATTTCAAATTGAAGAAGGTAAAAAATATTTAGTTTGTGAAGATGTGGTAACAACCGGCGGTTCTGTGTTTGAAGTAATTGATATTGTTAAAAGTAATGGCGGAATTGTTTCAGGAGTCGGTTTTATTGTAGATCGCAGTAATAACAAAGTTCAGTTTGGAGTTCCGCAATTTAGTACTCTACAATTAGAGGTAGTCTCATATTCACCGGAAGATTGTCCTTTATGTAAACAAAACATTCCGGTTATAAAACCCGGCTCTCGAAAAGTAATATCATAA
- a CDS encoding M64 family metallo-endopeptidase, which translates to MEKMLLVFLSLIVTTNAQVKYEDYFTDNTLRLDFYQTGNKTLETISFEKLVEEGQWSGPKNNLIDKFGYGNYFLKVLDASSKSLIFSRGFSSLYQEWQTTEEAKNTLRSFSGSVLMPYPKEKIIVEIYKRDRRNNFEKKFEKEVDPKDYFIVKEKIKPFNNFKVHYSGDPSTKLDIVFIPEGYTKEEMNKFHNDCERFAGYLFDYSPFKENKGKINIWGIEAPSNESGTDVPGKNIWKNTLLNSHFYTFDSERYLMTTDYFTVRDVAANAPYDQIFLMVNTSTYGGGAVYNLYSMTCVDNKVTNQVFVHEFAHGLAGLADEYGNDPTYQNMYPPDVEPWEPNLTTLVNFESKWKNLIEPGTPIPTPSDNKYKNKIGVFEGGGYVAKGVFRPTYNSIMNSFTSNEFNQVCKDVLQKFINYYSE; encoded by the coding sequence ATGGAAAAAATGTTGTTAGTCTTTTTGTCTCTAATTGTTACTACAAATGCACAAGTAAAATATGAAGACTACTTTACAGACAATACATTGCGTCTCGATTTTTACCAAACCGGTAATAAAACGTTAGAAACTATTTCCTTTGAGAAACTGGTCGAAGAAGGACAATGGAGCGGTCCGAAGAATAACTTGATAGACAAATTCGGTTACGGAAATTATTTTCTGAAAGTATTAGATGCTTCTTCCAAATCGTTAATCTTTTCAAGAGGGTTTTCATCTTTATATCAAGAATGGCAAACAACAGAAGAAGCCAAAAATACTCTGCGTTCTTTTTCCGGTTCCGTGTTAATGCCTTATCCAAAAGAGAAAATTATTGTGGAAATTTATAAAAGAGACCGCCGGAATAATTTTGAAAAGAAATTTGAAAAGGAAGTTGATCCTAAAGATTACTTTATTGTAAAAGAAAAGATTAAACCGTTCAATAATTTCAAAGTTCATTATTCAGGAGATCCGTCTACTAAGCTGGATATCGTTTTTATACCTGAAGGATACACGAAAGAGGAAATGAATAAATTTCATAATGATTGCGAACGATTTGCCGGGTATTTATTTGATTATTCTCCGTTCAAAGAGAATAAGGGGAAAATAAATATTTGGGGAATAGAAGCTCCTTCGAATGAGTCGGGTACAGATGTTCCGGGTAAGAATATTTGGAAAAATACTCTTCTCAATTCACATTTTTATACTTTTGATAGTGAACGATATTTAATGACTACTGATTACTTTACTGTTCGTGATGTTGCTGCAAATGCACCTTATGATCAAATATTCTTGATGGTAAATACTTCTACTTACGGAGGTGGTGCTGTTTACAATCTTTATTCTATGACATGTGTGGACAATAAAGTTACTAATCAAGTTTTTGTGCATGAATTTGCTCACGGATTGGCCGGGCTAGCTGATGAATACGGAAATGATCCGACTTATCAAAATATGTATCCGCCTGATGTTGAGCCGTGGGAACCTAATCTGACAACACTGGTAAATTTTGAGAGCAAATGGAAAAATTTAATTGAACCGGGTACACCAATTCCTACTCCATCAGATAATAAATACAAAAATAAAATTGGAGTCTTTGAAGGAGGCGGTTATGTCGCAAAAGGAGTTTTCAGACCGACTTATAACAGCATTATGAATTCTTTTACTTCCAATGAATTTAATCAAGTATGTAAAGATGTTCTTCAAAAATTTATAAACTATTATTCAGAATAA
- a CDS encoding PP2C family protein-serine/threonine phosphatase, translated as MDQKKLYRTIESVASQNFAKDSELLADVVQQIVKNEKIQLTGGRIWKFDLRRKSYRIIFQTGKVQKISDDFTLQLKDYPLFDIISTERTILADETNKTLRSKGIFKYSASGVGRKVRLGEKKYYEYLLAVNSNMIADDLRDTLNIVATVLTSKLNERYLSQSRKNLIADIDKAKQLQRSILPAHEHKFHSYDVFGVTIPADTVAGDFYDYLKIGDDEERLGIVVGDAASKGLGAAAEAMYISGALRMASTFQIKISPMLFRLNQLVNKIFSDDKFTTLFYGELSNDKKGLFLYANAGHNPPMFYDKKNNNITYLQPTGPLLGPAPNSKFETDSINFHKGDILVIYSDGIVESANEKYDFYGEERLQKIILESVNKTPKEITSLILDDVLKFSTSESQYQDDKTIVVIRQNG; from the coding sequence ATGGATCAAAAAAAATTATATAGAACCATCGAAAGTGTAGCTTCGCAGAATTTTGCTAAGGATAGCGAATTACTTGCAGATGTAGTTCAACAGATCGTTAAGAATGAAAAGATACAATTAACAGGCGGAAGAATTTGGAAATTTGATTTACGAAGAAAATCATACCGTATAATTTTCCAAACAGGAAAAGTGCAAAAGATTTCTGATGATTTCACGCTTCAACTTAAAGACTATCCTTTATTTGATATCATTTCTACAGAACGAACAATACTTGCTGATGAAACTAATAAGACATTACGCAGTAAAGGAATTTTCAAGTACTCTGCTTCCGGAGTTGGTAGAAAAGTCCGGTTAGGTGAAAAAAAATATTATGAATATCTTCTTGCTGTGAACAGTAATATGATTGCGGATGATCTAAGAGATACATTAAATATTGTTGCTACAGTTTTAACATCAAAATTAAATGAGAGATATTTAAGTCAGTCTAGAAAAAATTTAATTGCCGATATTGATAAAGCGAAACAACTTCAACGCAGTATCCTGCCTGCACATGAACATAAATTTCATTCATATGATGTCTTCGGAGTAACAATTCCGGCAGATACTGTTGCAGGCGATTTTTATGATTATCTAAAAATTGGCGATGATGAAGAACGGTTGGGAATCGTTGTAGGAGATGCGGCATCAAAAGGATTAGGCGCTGCAGCTGAAGCAATGTATATTTCAGGCGCATTAAGAATGGCTAGCACGTTCCAGATTAAAATATCACCAATGTTATTTAGATTAAACCAGCTTGTGAATAAAATATTTAGTGATGATAAATTTACAACACTTTTTTATGGTGAACTTTCTAATGATAAAAAAGGTCTCTTTCTTTATGCAAATGCCGGTCATAATCCGCCGATGTTTTACGACAAAAAAAATAATAACATAACTTATTTACAACCAACTGGTCCATTACTAGGTCCGGCGCCGAATTCAAAGTTTGAAACCGACAGCATAAATTTTCATAAGGGTGATATACTTGTAATTTACTCAGACGGAATAGTTGAATCTGCAAATGAGAAATACGATTTTTACGGCGAAGAGCGGTTGCAGAAAATAATTTTGGAAAGTGTAAACAAAACTCCGAAAGAAATTACTTCATTAATATTAGACGACGTTTTAAAATTCAGTACGAGTGAAAGCCAATATCAAGATGATAAAACAATTGTTGTTATAAGACAAAACGGATAA
- a CDS encoding 4Fe-4S dicluster domain-containing protein — protein MDLVKKIFDAGVVGAGGAGFPTHIKAKSKVEYVLVNGAECEPLIHKDYELMKNFAPDIVNGVDLMIKQTSAKKSYFGIKAKNTAAIEEVEKNYKNGKIDTCLLGDFYPSGDEYELVYAATKRLIPPYGLPLDIGCVVNNVETFYNISRAIEDKSVTQKFVCIAGCVKNPSSFFVPIGTTLKELIEHAGGTTVSDYGVFVSGILMGKLTFDLSEVVTKTTAGIIVLPADHYLVNRTKRSAESKNRIGKSACDQCSYCTEFCPRYLLGYDVQPHKVMRSLGFSTTGQAVWNQYADLCCSCGLCSLYACPEDLYPREACDQGKVENKKNGTRYEQQKPVKVHPIKEGRRVPLKQLMKRIDVLKYDAHTPYTKNSPIPSQVKILLKQHMGVSAKPVVRLGDVVHEGTLIGDIEEGVLGAKVHASISGRVTHVSDEFIRIAK, from the coding sequence ATGGATCTTGTAAAAAAAATATTTGATGCCGGCGTTGTAGGAGCTGGCGGAGCGGGATTTCCTACTCACATTAAAGCCAAATCAAAAGTTGAGTATGTTTTAGTAAACGGTGCGGAATGTGAACCGTTGATCCATAAAGATTATGAACTGATGAAAAATTTTGCACCGGATATTGTAAACGGTGTTGACTTAATGATAAAGCAAACATCTGCAAAAAAATCTTACTTCGGAATTAAAGCAAAAAATACTGCGGCAATTGAAGAAGTTGAGAAGAATTATAAAAACGGAAAAATTGATACTTGTCTGCTTGGTGATTTTTATCCAAGCGGTGATGAATATGAATTAGTTTATGCTGCAACAAAAAGATTAATTCCTCCTTACGGTTTACCGCTTGATATCGGTTGTGTTGTAAATAATGTTGAAACTTTTTATAACATATCACGTGCGATTGAGGATAAATCTGTAACACAAAAATTTGTTTGTATTGCGGGCTGCGTAAAAAATCCTTCATCGTTTTTTGTCCCGATCGGTACAACATTAAAAGAACTTATTGAACACGCCGGAGGAACAACAGTTTCCGATTACGGAGTTTTTGTAAGTGGAATTTTGATGGGCAAACTTACTTTTGATCTTTCTGAAGTTGTTACAAAGACAACTGCGGGAATAATTGTTCTACCTGCAGATCACTATCTGGTGAACCGAACAAAGAGATCTGCGGAATCTAAAAATAGAATCGGTAAATCAGCATGCGATCAATGCAGTTACTGTACGGAATTTTGTCCGCGCTACCTACTGGGTTATGATGTACAACCGCATAAGGTTATGCGTTCACTCGGTTTTTCTACTACCGGACAAGCTGTGTGGAATCAATATGCCGATCTTTGCTGTTCTTGTGGATTGTGTTCTTTGTATGCATGCCCAGAAGATTTATATCCGCGCGAAGCTTGTGATCAAGGAAAAGTTGAAAATAAGAAAAACGGTACAAGGTACGAACAGCAAAAGCCGGTTAAAGTTCATCCTATAAAAGAGGGAAGACGCGTTCCGTTAAAACAATTAATGAAAAGAATTGATGTGTTGAAATATGATGCACATACTCCGTACACAAAAAATTCACCTATTCCATCGCAGGTTAAAATTTTATTGAAACAGCATATGGGAGTTTCGGCTAAACCTGTTGTTAGACTTGGAGACGTTGTACATGAAGGAACATTGATAGGTGATATTGAAGAAGGCGTGCTCGGTGCAAAAGTTCACGCGTCTATATCCGGAAGAGTAACACATGTTTCTGATGAGTTTATAAGAATTGCAAAATAA
- a CDS encoding BMC domain-containing protein — translation MEMNSLGLIEMTSIAAGMQAADIMLKTSQVELILSRTICSGKYIVLIGGEVAAVQSAVDAAANQIDFAVIDTFVIPNVHKDIFPALSGHSDVSLLEALGIIESFSVASLIEGADAAVKAANVRIIEIRLAMALGGKAFCTLTGEVAAVTSAVDAGAKVIADKGLLVNKIVIAQPRPELLSEMI, via the coding sequence ATGGAAATGAATTCACTCGGTTTAATTGAAATGACAAGCATAGCAGCCGGTATGCAAGCGGCAGACATTATGCTTAAAACTTCACAAGTTGAATTGATCTTATCACGTACAATTTGTTCAGGTAAATATATTGTGCTCATAGGCGGAGAAGTAGCCGCTGTTCAATCTGCAGTTGATGCCGCTGCAAACCAAATTGATTTTGCCGTGATTGATACATTCGTTATTCCAAATGTTCATAAAGATATTTTTCCAGCTCTATCCGGACATTCCGATGTAAGTTTACTCGAAGCTTTAGGTATTATCGAATCATTTTCAGTTGCTTCACTAATAGAGGGCGCTGACGCCGCTGTTAAAGCTGCTAACGTAAGAATAATTGAGATCCGTCTTGCTATGGCTCTTGGCGGAAAAGCTTTCTGCACATTAACCGGAGAAGTTGCAGCTGTTACGAGCGCAGTTGATGCCGGGGCAAAAGTAATTGCTGATAAAGGATTGCTTGTAAATAAAATTGTAATCGCTCAACCGCGACCGGAACTACTGAGCGAGATGATTTAA